One Saimiri boliviensis isolate mSaiBol1 chromosome 7, mSaiBol1.pri, whole genome shotgun sequence genomic window, gaaaaaaacaaaggcCCTTgcttgattactgtggccttacTTCTCTGAGGACTCCAACACAGGGCTGAGTTGTCGTTTACGGAGCTGTGTATAATAACAGCCATTATAACTTGAATTTCTATGCTGTTCTTCCTAAGAACAATTGAAAACACCTTCACAGTAAAAATATCATCAGGGTTTGCCCTCTCACCAACCGCTAAAAGAGGAAGGTGTGCAGACCCCTTCCCGTTACATTAAAGGGAAGCATGCGGCCTGGTGAGGTCGAAGGACTTGTTCCTAGTTTCCCCACACATCAAGGCAAAGAGCTATGGAGGGCTCCTACCTTCTCTGCCTGGACTCTGTTTCTTAGTCTACATTGCCAGAATTCTGGAAGACAAAGATTTGactgtttctccacatttttcTAATCtgtacattttctctctttcccataCGGGCACTTTGGGATTTAGGAATGCTTCTCATTGCTTTGAGATATGGGGATCCCTCCCagtcttctccctcttctctctagTCCAAAGAAGATAGCACTTTAGTCTCGCAAGAGCCCTCATGCCCCTTTCTGGCTCAAAGTTCTGTTAGGTGGAAGACACTATATAGGCTGTGGCGATGTACTTCTTGCCGTTCCCATAGGTGGGACTGTCCCAGCTGTAGGTCCGGATGGCCAAGGGATATCCTCCCAGGCTTAGCTGGCACCTGTGGGGAAAGATCGTGAAATCAGAGGGGCTTACCACTTTACCATGCCTCTCCCTGGGCTGGAAGGATCAAACCCAGCCTAAGCAGAAGGGCTCCATCCTGTTTAAACAGCCTTAAAGACAGCTGGCACTGCCCTCTCCAGCAGCTGCCTCCAGGTCCCTGTGTAGGGAGCCATTTCAAAATCTTTGCCTCATTTCTTGTCTTAAAGAATGCTGTTCCTTATCTTTCCTAGAGCAATATTTCAAAATCTCAGATTCTAGAGGTGAAATCCTCAGAAATTAAATGTTTGCTTAAGGTCTCAGAAGTGGGAGAAGTCAATGTGTTCAAATGTTAGAGACTATGAGGCCAAGTGGTTCCTAATGGTACTTCCTGGGCTCTAGGTTCCCCTAAGTAGCCTCAGGGGACGAAGAGGCTGAGAGCCCCAAGACAACTCCACTTTTATTTCATATGTTAAGGTCCTACAGAGGATTTTAGTTTGGGGGGATGAGGGGAGATAGTTTTACTGCTAAGATGAAGTTTGGCAGCCACTGAACTAATCCAAAAACCTCATTGCTCAAGCAAGAGAAGTGAGACCCAAAGCACAGATTTGTCCAAGCCCTCCCAGCCTCTTTGTGGCAGAGCCCAGGTCTCCCGACACTGGGCTATCTGACGACAGCCTGCAGCCCCAGACTGCTCCTTGGGCCTGGCTGGCCCCATCCTTACACTTTGCCTGGCCTGGCGATGAAGCATAAGGAGTAGAGTGCAAACTCAAACTCAGGGCTGCTGCCGATGAAAGCGGAGCCCACTTCTTTATAGTAGCCGTCCCAATTAAACTGCATTGCCAGCACGTCGGGGTAAGAATCCCACTGCAGAGGGAAGGGCAGAAAAGGGGGTCTGGTGAGTGCCACACAGTGGGGTAGGGCAGGTGCCCAATGGCAACAGTCAGACAGTATTTGTTGAGGGTCCGTTAGGGGCCTGTGTGAACCTTCCAGAGAGACTGGATTCTTTAAATAGAGGAGACAGTCTGCCCTGCTAAGGTGTCTGAGCCCACCCAGACCCTCTGCCTGGAGCTGCCAGTGTACATCTACCAAGAAGGCCAGAGTCACTATCCATAGGATCATCTCTGGGTATCAAGGATGTCACTGTTCCCTGTGGCCCTCACATGAAAGAGAAGGATCATTTACTGCCCCCAAATTATTTCCTGGTACTAGGCAGCAAAGGTTTCTGTCTTATAAAGTGTATGAAGTTTAGCTCAGACTAGCCAGGTTGAAACTTTCAGCCACAttctaaggaaactgaggcagtgaGTAATTGCATATCTTTGGTTCTTCCCTTTGAGAATcccccccaggccccagcctgCCACCCAGATATGGTGCCTTCTGCCTCCTGTCCCCTGCAGTTCTGGAGCCCTCACTGTTTGGAAGGGAATTCCAGTGTCCTGGCTAAACTGGTTGTCCAGTAGGTGAGGACGTCCTAGTCACAATCCCCTGGGGCTGCCCCATGAGAGTCAGGCTGAGATACGAGTCTGACTCTTTGGAACAAAGAGTGAGAGCAGGACATCTGGGTGCTGTCAAGGCTTTTCCAGCCCATGTACTCACAGGCCCATCGAAGATGTGACTGTAATAGTCAACCAGGCCCTCCTTCTCCTGCAGATAGAAGCGGATCCAGTTATGGAAGCCAGTAACCTTGCCTTTTTTGACTTCACCTGTAATAAAGAGTCCAAGGTGGATAATCAGGactccttccccaccctgccctccAATCCCCTTTCTCCACCCCATGCCAAGCCTTCCCGCTTCTCCAGTCTCTACTTCTAGCTGCTCACCCCCTTGCTCTGAGCCCCCATAGTCTCTCACAGTCCTATCTCTCACATCAGGAAGGCCCCCTTTTGGCTGAAGCCGTTGGGAGAATCCTTCCTTCTGGTGATCCTGATGACCTCTCTCAGCCATTACTCCAGCAGCAAGCCAAGCTCGGTGGGAGTTTTATGGGCAGAACAAGAGAGAACAGACAATGGCCCTCTTGGGAAGCAGCTGGCCAGGCCCTGGAAGCAAAGGACTATTCAGAGGTAGGCAACCTTGCTCCCAGACACTTGTCTTGTCCTAGATGTAACCTCTTGGGAATCAGCATCTGGTCTTCTTTCTCAGTTAGGTACTCCAGAAATTTCTCAGAATGGCTCCTCAGACCCACCCCCTACCCCGGCCATTTGGGCAGGGGAGTGCACGGGTCCCTCCCTGCTAGCTGGCTCCATTGCTGATGAATCCACACCCAGGGCTACCCTGCTCCTGAGCAAAGCCATTCCTCTTCATCCCTCCAActctttattttcaagaaaagtgCTCCCACCTGAGAAGACGTGTTCAAAGCCACTCGAGTCCCCCTCTTCTTTGCCTCTTGAATAGAGCCCAAACCACATGTTCTTCAAGTCATCGACAAATTCTTGTTCTGAGCCATAGCGGTCTGCAGAGAGGAACACGGGGCTTTGGAGAGGGGAGGCAGGGCTAGGTCCTGGGAGCGCTAAACAGAGACCTGTAGGGCTACCTGCTTCCACATGCCAAGAGACATGTGGGTTCAATCAACAAATGTGTTCAGTTGTTTATTCAACATCTATCTATGAGATGCCTGTTTTATGCCAGGTCCAGATCTAAAGACTAAGGATTCAGCTGGAAATAGCACGGACACAGTCTCTATCTATATTACATTCCAGTGGAGGAGTCAAAACATAAACAAGTACACAATAAGAAATGCGATTTCAGATCAGTGCTATGAAGCAGAGTAGCCCGCAATGACTGGAGGGCTGGCGTAGGGGTGGGGGGTTTCTTCTAGAAAGGAACATCAGAAAGGCCTCTGTGAGAAGGTAGCACTGATCAGAGAGCTGAAGGATAAGGAAGCAGCTACACAAAGATCTGGGGAGAAGATTCTTCTGTGTAGAGGGACCTGCAAGAGCAAAGGCTCCAGGCAGACTTGAGTTTGCTATTCAAAGAACTGAAGAAAGTCAATGAGGCAGGAGGGGAGAGTGATGGCAGAGTGACAGGAGAGGAGGTTTGAGAAGCAGCCGGGAGTCAGATCCTCCAAGCCATGGCAAGAAGGTCAGATCTCaggcaaatagaaataaaacaaaaaatattttagatttactAATTGCTTTCTGTGTACCTAGTGCCATTTTAAATGCTTTCAATGTAACACTGAATCCTCACATTGAATCTTCACATAAAGTTGGTACTAATTATCCCCaacttaaaaatgaggaaactgagacaaagaGTATCATACTCATAGAAGATCACACAGTTAATGAAAGGTAGAGACGGCACTTGAGTCCACTAAGTCTAACTCCAGAGACCAACCTCTTTAACAACTCAACTTTAAAATCCTTCAGAGccactgaagaattttaagcagggGAATTGCAGATAGACAATCACCCTGGCTGTGGATGTAAAAAAGGCAATGGGGTGGTGTGAgtggaagcagagagaccagTTTTGAGGCTTATGCTTTGGCCACGTAAGAAGTTGATGGGGCTTAGATGGTGGTGTTAAATCCAGAGGAGGAGGGAACAGCAGCAGGTCCAGGACATTACGTTGCTGATGGAGGAGATGGCGGTAGGGAACTTTGAGGTAAAGGGAACAATTAAATCCAACTCCTCGGCTTTTGATCTGAGCAACTGGATGGGTTGTGCTGTCATTTATGAGACAGGGAAGACCCAGGGAGGAGCAGGTATGCAGAAAGAGATGGGAACCAAAAATTctttctactttaagttctgtgtgAATATCGGTTAGATAGCCAAGTGGAGATGTTGAAAAAGCCCTTGAGAAAGTTTAGGGCTGGAGATCTCAATGAGGGAAACATCCAACATTGCCTGTTTAACTGCCTAGAATTTTGTATGGTGAATACAAAAGAGATACCAGACATTCCTTCCTTTCAAGGACTTAAAACACATTTGGAACACAAGACTATACATGAAATAACAGAGAATGGTTTCACACACTGAATAGCTATCCTACTGAGCACTGACTGAGAGTCAGGCTTTCTACTGGGTGCTTTATAAGCAGTCATCCTCAAAAACCCCATTTCAAAGGGAAGCCCCAGAGAGGTCCAATAAATTCCCCAGGGTCAAGTcactagcaagtggcagagccaagatttaaaCCAAGTCCCTCTGGCCCAAGGCTGTTGTGGACCACACTTCAAATTCTGCAGAGGTGTCGAAAGCCAGAGTTAGCTGGGACAGGTACAGCCTTCACAAATGTGATGGGATATGAGCTGTTACAGAACTTAGAGGATAAGTGGGATTTGGACAAGGAGAGAGGTGAGAAGAGAGTGAGTAATGGGACAACCTGGCCTTGGCGTCAGAACCCTGAgttccagccccagctctgcttCCAACTCCTTTGTGGCCTCAGGTAAGTCTAGCCTGTCTGACCTccatttctctcatttaaaaagcCCTTGCTCAGTCTGGACCTTTAAGATTCTCTTGTGTATTTACTACAAAGAGAACACCAGGGGGCAGCACAGGACTGCAACTTCTTCATGGAGTCACTCCTGTGTCACTGTCACTTTACCTAAAAACAGTGTCACCAACTCTTAAGGGAGGCAGCTCCTCAGAGCCAAGCCACTCTCAGGGGCAAAGAGGGAAGACCTGGGCAGAGCCACCCGAGACAAAGTCCAGGTGCCTGGAGTTTGGGAGAGAAATCTGCAGGATACTAACAAACAAAACCCCGTGCCAAGAAGTCCTGCAGCCAAAATCTTTTTTGGTCTGACTCAAATCTATCTCTATCTGGAGGCTTTCCAACCAGAGCTCTTCCTGGTAGGACTTCCCTCTCTGAacctttgttgattttctgatGCTATTTCCTCAGCCAAAAGGTGGACTCAGCCAACCCGATTCCTGGACTTTAGTGCAGAAGAAGGGAGTAAATGGAATCAGCGACTCTACCTATCTGAAATGTGGTGCtgactttgggtggctgagatgtgccctgggtgggggtgggatctgAGGGGAGGCTCACACCCGGCAGAGAACCCGGAGACTGTAGCAGAGGGTGGGGCATGCATGAGGCAGCTAACATGAGGTCAAAGGTGGGGTGATTTCCAGGCCAGCCAGCCAGAGGATGTCAGCTCCTGGTTGGGTTCCTAACCTTTCTTGGCTTCCCCCTGGCCTCATCCCTGATTCCTCTCAGATGTATACCAACTTCCACGGAGTCCCCACCGCCTCCTCACCTGCCCTCCTaaccttcccctcccccacccacctggCTTCGCATAGACAGACTCATGCGTCCTGAGGGTTGGGGATGCTCACTCACTTTGGTGATGGAGGAAGCTGTAGAGCTCCTTCATGACTGCCGTCTTCATGATCTCTCTGAGGAAGGTGTCCTGCTCGGCCAGCTGCTGGGCACTGAAGTACTCCCCATGGCCTGTCGCCCGCTGGTAGTTGTTGAGGAGGTTGATGAAGGCTGCATAGGTGGGCTTGGAGAACAGCTTCTCATTGACGTAAGTGAATAGTctgggggaggcagaggggaaCCACTGAGAGTCCCAAACTCGGGGCAGAGACCCCTCCAGAGACTTCTAGACAGGCCAGGGGCAGGCAGGCGAGGGCTGGGTTCAGGAGCTGAGGGGGGACTTCAGGTACTCTTGAAGGCCACACATCAGGTCACTTTTCTTCCACTTCATATTTTGGAAAAGCTGTTCTATCCTCAGCCTGGCCAATCACAGAAACCCTCCCAACTGGATATCCGTAGTCCCTCAAGATGGCTTTGTCTCTGGAgacctgttttttttcttctctctctttgacCCTGCCTGACTTGAAGATAAAAGAGCTGAGGCGTCAAAAGAAGCAAGGATGGGGGCGAGATTTCGGGGGCAGGAAGAGGAATTGCAGGAACTCACGGCTTTGGGCAGTGATCCACTTGGTCTCTGGTCTCCGACGGGGAGATGCGGTTTTGTCTGTTGAGAACAATATCTTCCTTCTGGGCTTTGTTGGTGTCTGCCCTGTAGATCTTCTCAGAGATGCTCTGAATCTCCTCTTTGGTTATGGCATCACTGCTGTAGGAGAAGCCCTCTGGGAGGAATTGGGAGAGGGGTGCTCtcagagccagagagaaagtgGGAGGTGGGCAGGAAATTGTCTGTGTTCATCCCCTCCTGGACCTTCAGGAAGTCAGCATGGAGGGAGGGGAGCCACAATTGGACACCCTAGTGGTTGAAGGACAGGGGCGCAGAGCCTGAAGGACCTGTAAAATCAGCACATGGCATTGCCCACAAAATGTCCTTCCACCCCTTCCCCCCAGGAGAGGTCTCATGCTTcggcatgcatcagaatcacctggaggccATGGTAAAACAGGGCAGTAAGTCCCACCCTgcgagtttctgattcagcaggccTGGAGCAAAGCCCCAGAGTTTGCGTTATCTAACGAGTTCTCAGACATTGCTGATAATGCTAGTCTGGGGACCACACACTGGGAACCTCTACTCTAGAGTCCTATCTCTGCAGCTTAGCTAAGGGAGCAGAAGACTAACCGCGGTCACTACACAGGCTCTCAAAATCCTTGCAGCAGTTTCCGAACTCTTGGCAGCGGGCATTGCAGTGACATTTGTGGTGCTTGTCGAAGGCTTCGTAGCAGCGGCCCTGGCAGGAGGTGGGTGCCGAGTACAAGTCTGAGAAAAGAGGGGAGGGGTGTCCCGGACCAACCtctagaggttgctgtgaacacCCCCCAGGCCATCCCTCCCTCCTGGCTCTCCCGACTCTGCCCAGTAAAGATCTCcagggaaggaaaacaaacaagcctaatTCGTGCACACCCTTCACAGTCAGGAAGTCCTTTCCCATGCCGAACTTTACTTTCTGGCATGCTGTTTTTCTGATCTTcccaatctaaaaataaaatctcttccgCTTTCCTCTCCAGGCTCTCTTTCTAGCTACCCTTCTCCCATAGCCCCCCAGGCTGGCTGAGCCACCCAGACTTCTTCCTGCCCAGGCTCCCAGAGTCCAGCAAGCCCCGCTCATCTGGCTGAGGCCTGGGCCTGGTGCCATGGCCATGGCTGCCTCTCCTTGTCACCCTCATGTCCCTCCTGCTTTATGTTGAGGGCCCTTTGGGGAGGCAGGCTCACTGCTGGCGAGGGCctcttctgtctcttcctccGGCTGTGGGAATGGCTCTGACTCTTTGTGGTCCTCTGCAGGtagatagaaaaataaagtcaccAATCACCTGAGAATTCCCCTCCTGCTTGGTTTCTGGTTCTCAGCGCCCCCAGCCTCAGCGACAGGCAAGGGCACTAGAAGCAAATCCTGAACAGGGGCTGGGGTCCAATGGACAGTCACCAAATAACAaggatgaaaacagaaaatggaagatGTTTCCAGTGGAAAGCACATTatggaaaatttataaaaaaggaaaataatgtccCCAGGTGACACATCTGGATCGAAAACTCTGATTttggtgatgattttttttttttaacaaaagttaaCAGATGGATAGAGTCTTGATGCTTTCCTAATGATAAGGCTCTCATTTAGGAAGTTCCTGTACCTAGAATAACTTCTAGTCAGAGTCTAGGGTAAATTCTCAGGGCCTCAAGGAAAAAGAGCTGTTTCCTGAGATTCCaacttcccttctttctttgcCCCACTTGGAAATGGCCGCAAAGACTGTGTCTAGGGAAAGGGCATGTTCAGAAGAGCACATTCCTGCTGCTGCCCCATTCCCTTCACCTGCAAGCCGAATGACTTTAGCTCCTCTCTAGGTGGAGAAGGGTGGATTTAAGGTGGGGAGGGGGCCAGGGGAGAAATGTTCCTGGGGACTCTGAGTTCCTCTCTGATCACATAATTCCcgccaccccacacacacccaacaAACAATACTGTTACAAAGTGATTCAGAATTTACTAGTGAGTTTCTGGAAAGTATCATGTTATTACCATCAGAACCAGAAGAATAACCAGTCAGGTTATTCTTCAATCAACAAACATCTTCTAATCACTTACTATGATCAGGCCGTGTTCTAAGTGCTGGCAATCCTTAGGCTTCTGAATTCAGCCACGTTTTATACTAAATAGAATTTTGTGTGCTGAGCTGGAGTCCTAACCATCATTtccaatatatttttctattggaAAGGGGTTCTGAGTTGCGAATCAGAAACTTGGAGATGAAATGGCTGTTATGCTGGGTATTGCGTTTATCTCGAATGCCAGCCTGATGGGCCAAGGTGAACGGGCCTTCCTGTGTTTGCTGAATGGTAAGAAAAAGTGGGGACACAAGGGCAGCAGAAAAGGCATAGGCTCTGATTCGGGCTGAGCTCTGGACCTGGGTCTCCTTGCCTGGGcaaggaagtgtgtgtgtgtgtgtgtgtgtgtgtgtgcgcgcacacacacacacacacacgggcacacCTATATATACATGTGGTGCTAATATATCCAgtgatatgggttggctgtgtccccccctgaatctcatcttgaatggtagctTCCATATTCTCTgcctgtcatgggagggacccagtgggaggtaattgaatcacaggggcaggtttttcccaaGCTGTTCTTGCGATAGTGATTAAGTCTCACGAAAtctgataggtttttttttcgttttctttttcctttttttttttttttttttgagacagagtcttgctctgttatcaggctggagtgcaatggcgcaatctcggctcactgcaacctccgactccctggttcaagtgattctcctgccttagcctcctgtgtaactgggattataggcacccaccaccatgcccagctaagttttttgtgtttttagtagagatggggttttcgacatgttggccagaatggtctcaatctcccgacctcatgatcagtccacctcggtctcccaaagtgctgggattacagaaatgagccaccggTGCCTGGCAGatatctgatagttttataaagggaagttcccctgcactttgccaccatgtaagatgtgtttttgctcctcctttgccttccaccatccttgtgaggcctccccagccgtatggaactgtgagtctgttagacctttttctttataaattacccagtctcgggtatttcttcgtAGCAGTATGAAAAGGGACTAATACATATGGTGTTTTTGTGTAAATGGAAAAAAGGTTCCATATGAGTGGAAGCAGCTCTGTGGGCACTTGGCTGGCTACCATCTTTGGGCAGATTCAGAAAAGGCACTCCTTTCTCTCAGCAGACACAACTCTGCACCAGAGCATACAACCTGATAACAAGGATACAGACTGGATTTGGGTCCAGCTTGCTGCTTAACTAGGTTCCCTTGTACAATGCACAACCTGTACAACAATTATGCAGTGGGCTTGCTGGCCATTACCTAACACGACTCCAGTGACCTGTCCTCGAAACTGAGAGTCAGAGTGCATGGTTTGACAGCAAGGCCTTGTGTCACAAAGCAGATCATTAATCTTCTGGGAGAGATTAATGGAATCTAATCTAAATTTGGAAGCACCTAAACAAGTAGATTATTCATATAAGATTGTTTTCAAGTATTCACTTAAAACTGTGCAGTTGGAGTAGTGGAGGAGCAACGGCCTTTGAAGGTGGTACATGTCCTGTTTTCATTGGTGAGCTGGAAATGACACGATGGAGATGTCATGCCACGTGGTCCCTTCACTAGAGGAAGAACGGTATGAATTGTGTCAGTCACTGTGACACCATGCAGTCTTTCTGGCGGTACACAAGTTGTGACAGTTTGCtaccatttttacatttttgtggttTAAAGTATTGAATAACAATTAGTAATGTCAGAcatactaaaatataatttttatcattttatccttttttagAATTTGTTACTTAAACTTTCAAGATATTGTTAATACTGATAGTTCAGACAGATATTCTATATAAATGACatctaatatattttaagttgGGAGCATCCTAGAAAACCTGAGACCAAGTGGTGGCCAAATCCCTGACCCTGCCTCTGTCCCTCAGTGCTCTCTGTCCAGACCCTTAAAGCCCCTCTGGGTCCTGAAAACTGCTCTGGCCTGCTGGACACCCAGGCCAATGGCCCCTCAGGCAGGCTGGAGGTGCCTTTGTCTCACAAGGAGGGAGGCTCACCAGTACACAGGTGTTTATAGTCTTCACAACAGTCCCCATGCCGGGGACACTGGCGGTCACACTGGCACATAGCATCCCGGTTAAATTTCTCATTACATCGAGATGCACAGGATTCCATTTTTTCTATGGGCAGTAAAGGCAGGAAACTCAGCCCTATGGAGACTCTATTCTCCACACTAAGTGCCTCCTGCAGGAGGGTTCATAGACCAGGGCAGGAGTATACCTGGCAGAGAATGGCATTACTCTCTGCAAGGGAGAAGTACATCCACAGCCTCCCAACTACAACATAagcctcctccccaccacccaacACCCACTGAATATTTCAAGGCTCATCAAGGAGACCAGGATCacaaacccaaatgcctattTGGGTCAGGCCCATAACATAAACAAGTAAAGAAGCAGGGTACGAGGCAGTAGAAAGAAATGGAGACTGTGACAAACTTAAGAGCAATGCTCCATCTGAAGTTTGCAGCTGATGCTCAGCTCCAGGCAATTGTTGCCATGTTGGGACGTGGGCTCAGTGTTGCCAGAGCCTCCTGTTTTTCTTCAAgacaaatattcatttttatgtgaaatgttcCAAGCTTGTAAAGCTTTAAATGCACCAAAGAAAGAGGTCTGTAAACTGGGTGTAGCCCACAGGCCCCCTTCACCTGTCATGTAGATGCTGTCCCAGGGATGCCCCCTGCCCTCTCACTCCCCGCTGGCTCTCATCTCATCCCTgttctttgcttctttgcttttctctcacCTTCATCCACTCTGCACCCGCTTTCCCCGTGTCGTATCTTTCAGTTCTTTCCAGTCTTTGGAGTGTATTCAGATTAATTTATGCTCGGGGTAGGGAATGAGGCGAGTGTGGGTGAGAATTGGGCTCTGGCATAGCATTCTATTATATAACCACAGACCACATCCCCCACTCCAGCCAAATGGTTTGCAGAAGCAAGCTTTTTGTCGCAAGGGATGTAAGACAAGTTGAAGGAACTGTGGAAACCCACTATCCACTCTGGGCTTTAAGGGTGATAACGGAGTGTTTGTTCGATTTGAGGTTCCTGAGGTTTGGACTTCATGAACGCTGGGTTTAGCGATCATACTGTGGGTTACAGAGAATTTCAAGATCAGAGTCAGGGTTACCATCAGCATCAGAATTTCTATCAGGGAGGAAACTGAAATCTAATATGGACCAGAGTTGGGGTTAGTTAGGTTAAGAACTTAGGATTTGGGCTTTGAGTTAAATTTATTGATGAATTAACAATTTTGTATTGATATTTGGGTAAGGAATAGGAATAGACTTAAAATGACATTGGGGTTGAGGAATGTGTCAGGATGAGAAAGGGACAAATAATTCCTGTTTTATTTGGGGGCTTGGTTCTGGTTACGATTCAACACAAAATAGTATCTTCATTTAAGCCAGGAGTGGGTTAGAGCTTAAATATTAGAGGTTGGGTTTAGTTACCAATCCCTAATACTGGATTCTGGGATTGAGGTTGATACTGTGTCTAATGAGGGTTGGCCTAGCAGAGACGTTAAGAACCTAGACTCTGGGCCAGGCaaggtaactcacacctgtaatccaagcactttgggtgCCTGAGacaggcggaccacctgaggtcaggggctggagaccagcctagccaacatggtgaaatcccatctctactaaaataaaaattagccaagcatggtggtgggcatctgtaatcctagctactcaggaggctgaggcaggagaattgcttgaacctgggagacggaggttgcagtggactgacacggtgccactgcactctagcctgggcgacacagtgagactccgtctcaaaaaaaaaaaaagaacctagatGCTGGCGCCAAACTACTTGAGGCTGGAATTCTGGTTCTACTGCTTTCTAGCTacgtgatcttgggcaagttatttaaacttctatgcctcagttttcttatctgtaaaagcAGGATTATAATAGAGTCTATCTCACagagtatttataaaaattaaatgagttaatatgtgtaaAGCACTTAGGACAGCAAGTACCATAGAAGTACTTGTTAGGTAAATAAACGGTGGCAATATTTCATGCCCATCTTCCAAGTGACAAGTGTTCCGACTGGCTGGAGCAGTCTTCCCTGTGCAGTGGCCCTGCTGTCACACTTAATTTAGCTGAAACTCCCCCAGGGTTTCAGCAGGGTCATCCCTTGGGCTGAGTTGTCAGCACGTCCGTGTTGCTGGTTTCCCGACTGACTTGACCGCTGCAGGTCCGTATTCTTCACATCAGAGAGGCATCAGGTCAAGGTTAACCCAGGTCCTCAGACAACTTCGCATTA contains:
- the ENDOU gene encoding uridylate-specific endoribonuclease, with the protein product MRACIPLALAVLCGLAWAEKMESCASRCNEKFNRDAMCQCDRQCPRHGDCCEDYKHLCTEDHKESEPFPQPEEETEEALASNLYSAPTSCQGRCYEAFDKHHKCHCNARCQEFGNCCKDFESLCSDREGFSYSSDAITKEEIQSISEKIYRADTNKAQKEDIVLNRQNRISPSETRDQVDHCPKPLFTYVNEKLFSKPTYAAFINLLNNYQRATGHGEYFSAQQLAEQDTFLREIMKTAVMKELYSFLHHQNRYGSEQEFVDDLKNMWFGLYSRGKEEGDSSGFEHVFSGEVKKGKVTGFHNWIRFYLQEKEGLVDYYSHIFDGPWDSYPDVLAMQFNWDGYYKEVGSAFIGSSPEFEFALYSLCFIARPGKVCQLSLGGYPLAIRTYSWDSPTYGNGKKYIATAYIVSST